One Rhinopithecus roxellana isolate Shanxi Qingling chromosome 7, ASM756505v1, whole genome shotgun sequence DNA segment encodes these proteins:
- the BCOR gene encoding BCL-6 corepressor isoform X2: MLSATPLYGNVHSWMNSERVRMCGASEDRKILVNDGDASKARLELREENPLNHNVVDASTAHRIDGLAALSMDRTGLIREGLRVPGNIVYSSLCGLGSEKGREAATSTLGGLGFSSERNPEMQFKPNTPETVEASAVSGKPPNGFSAIYKTPPGIQKSAVATAETLGLDRPASDKQSPLNINGASYLRLPWVNPYMEGATPAIYPFLDSPNKYSLNMYKALLPQQSYSLAQPLYSPVCTNGERFLYLPPPHYVGPHIPSSLASPMRLSTPSASPAIPPLVHCADKSLPWKMGVSPGNPVDSHAYPHIQNSKQPRVPSAKAVTSGLPGDTALLLPPSPRPSPRVHLPTQPSADTYSEFHKHYARISTSPSVALSKPYMTVSSEFPAARLSNGKYPKAPEGGEGAQPVPGHARKTAVQDRKDGSSPPLLEKQTVTKDVTDKPLDLSSKVVDVDASKADHMKKMAPTVLVHSRAGSGLVLSGSEIPKETLSPPGNGCAIYRSEIISTAPSSWVVPGPSPNEENNGKSMSLKNKALDWAIPQQRSSSCPRMGGTDAVITNVSGSVSSAGRPASASPAPNANADGTKTSRSSVDTTPSVIQHVGQPPATPAKHSSSTSSKGAKASNPEPSFKANENGLPPSSIFLSPNEAFRSPPIPYPRSYLPYPAPEGIAVSPLSLHGKGPVYPHPVLLPNGSLFPGHLAPKPGLPYGLPTGRPEFVTYQDALGLGMVHPMLIPHTPIEITKEEKPERRSRSHERARYEDPTLRNRFSEILETSSTKLHPDVPTDKNLKPNPNWNQGKTVVKSDKLVYVDLLREESDAKTDTNVSKPSFAAESVGQSTEPPKPSAEPALQQHRDFIALREELGRISDFHETYTFKQPVFSVSKDSVLAGTNKENLGLPVSTPFLEPTLGSDGPAVTFGKTQEDPKPFCVGSAPPSVDVTPTYTKDGADEAESNDGKVLKPKPSKLAKRIANSAGYVGDRFKCVTTELYADSSQLSREQRALQRAMMRFSELEMKEREGGHPATKDSEMCKFSPADWERLKGNQDKKPKSVALEEAIADQNESERCEYSVGNKHHDPFEAPEDKDLSVEKYFVERQPVSEPPTDQVASDMPHSPTLRVDRKRKVSGDSSHTETTAEEVPEDPLLKAKRRRVSKDDWPEREMTNSSSNHLEDPHYSELTNLKVCIELTGLHPKKQRHLLHLRERWEQQVSAADAKPGRQSRKEVTQATQPEAIPQGTNIIEEKPGRKRAEAKGNRSWSEEALKPSDNEQGLPMFSGSPPMKSLSSTSAGGKKQAQPSCAPASRPPAKQQKIKENQKTDVLCADEEEDCQAASLLQKYTDNSEKPSGKRLCKTKHLIPQEPRRGLPLTGEYYVENADGKVTVRRFRKRPEPSSDCDLSPAKQEPKPFDRLQQLLPASQSTQLPCSSSPQETTQSRPMPPEARRLIVNKNAGETLLQRAARLGYEEVVLYCLENKICDVNHRDNAGYCALHEACARGWLNIVRHLLEYGADVNCSAQDGTRPLHDAVENDHLEIVRLLLSYGADPTLATYSGRTIMKMTHSELMEKFLTDYLNDLQGRSDDDTSGTWDFYGSSVCEPDDESGYDVLANPPGPEDQDDDDDAYSDVFEFEFSETPLLPCYNIQVSVAQGPRNWLLLSDVLKKLKMSSRIFRCNFPNVEIVTIAEAEFYRQVSASLLFSCSKDLEAFNPESKELLDLVEFTNEIQTLLGSSVEWLHPSDMVSDNYWKSPQKAEGSVEVKKTDNKTRKTDNKTRKTDNKTSKTDL, encoded by the exons GTGGATGCGAGCACGGCCCATAGAATTGATGGCCTGGCAGCACTGAGCATGGACCGCACTGGCCTGATCCGGGAAGGGCTCCGGGTCCCCGGAAACATCGTCTATTCTAGCTTGTGTGGACTGGGCTCAGAGAAAGGTCGGGAGGCTGCCACGAGCACCCTAGGTGGCCTTGGGTTTTCTTCGGAAAGAAATCCAGAGATGCAGTTCAAACCGAATACACCCGAGACAGTGGAGGCTTCCGCTGTCTCTGGAAAACCCCCAAATGGCTTCAGTGCTATATACAAAACACCGCCTGGAATACAAAAAAGTGCTGTAGCCACAGCAGAAACACTGGGCTTGGACAGACCTGCCAGCGATAAACAGAGCCCTCTCAACATCAATGGTGCTAGTTATCTGCGGCTGCCCTGGGTCAATCCTTACATGGAGGGTGCCACGCCAGCCATCTACCCTTTCCTTGACTCGCCAAATAAGTATTCACTGAACATGTACAAGGCCTTGCTACCTCAGCAGTCCTACAGCTTGGCCCAGCCGCTGTATTCTCCAGTCTGCACCAACGGGGAGCGATTTCTCTACCTGCCACCACCTCACTACGTCGGTCCCCACATCCCATCATCCTTGGCATCACCCATGAGGCTCTCGACACCTTCGGCCTCCCCAGCCATCCCGCCTCTCGTCCATTGCGCAGACAAAAGCCTCCCGTGGAAGATGGGCGTCAGCCCTGGGAATCCCGTTGATTCCCACGCCTATCCTCACATCCAGAACAGTAAGCAGCCCAGGGTTCCCTCTGCCAAGGCGGTCACCAGTGGCCTGCCGGGGGACACAGCTCTCCTGTTGCCTCCCTCGCCTCGGCCCTCACCCCGAGTCCACCTTCCCACCCAGCCTTCTGCAGACACCTACTCGGAGTTCCACAAGCACTATGCCAGGATCTCCACCTCTCCTTCAGTTGCCCTGTCGAAGCCATACATGACAGTCAGCAGCGAGTTCCCCGCGGCCAGGCTCTCCAACGGCAAGTATCCCAAGGCTCCGGAAGGGGGCGAAGGTGCCCAGCCAGTGCCCGGGCATGCCCGGAAGACAGCGGTTCAAGACAGAAAAGACGGCAGCTCACCTCCTCTGTTGGAGAAGCAGACCGTTACCAAAGACGTCACAGATAAGCCACTAGACTTGTCTTCTAAAGTGGTGGATGTAGATGCTTCCAAAGCTGACCACATGAAAAAGATGGCTCCCACAGTCCTGGTTCACAGCAGGGCTGGAAGTGGCTTAGTGCTCTCCGGAAGTGAGATTCCGAAAGAAACACTGTCTCCTCCAGGAAATGGTTGTGCTATCTATAGATCTGAAATCATCAGCACTGCTCCCTCATCCTGGGTGGTGCCCGGGCCAAGTCCTAACGAAGAGAACAATGGCAAAAGCATGTCGCTGAAAAACAAGGCATTGGACTGGGCGATACCACAGCAGCGGAGTTCATCATGTCCGCGCATGGGCGGCACGGATGCCGTCATTACTAACGTTTCAGGGTCAGTGTCGAGTGCAGGCCGCCCAGCCTCTGCGTCACCCGCCCCCAATGCCAATGCAGATGGCACCAAAACCAGCAGGAGCTCCGTAGACACCACACCATCCGTTATTCAGCACGTGGGCCAGCCCCCGGCCACTCCTGCCAAGCACAGTAGCAGCACCAGCAGCAAGGGCGCCAAAGCCAGCAACCCAGAACCGAGTTTCAAAGCAAACGAGAACGGCCTTCCACCAAGCTCTATATTTCTGTCTCCAAATGAGGCATTCAGGTCCCCACCAATTCCCTACCCCAGGAGTTACCTCCCTTACCCAGCCCCCGAGGGCATTGCTGTAAGTCCCCTCTCTTTACATGGCAAAGGACCTGTCTACCCTCATCCAGTTTTGTTACCCAATGGCAGTCTGTTTCCTGGGCACCTTGCCCCAAAGCCTGGACTGCCCTATGGGCTGCCCACCGGCCGTCCAGAGTTTGTGACCTACCAAGATGCCCTGGGGTTGGGCATGGTGCATCCCATGTTGATACCACACACGCCCATAGAGATCACTAAAGAGGAGAAACCAGAGAGGAGGTCCCGGTCCCATGAGAGAGCCCGCTACGAGGACCCAACACTCCGGAATCGGTTTTCCGAGATTTTGGAAACTAGCAGCACCAAGTTACATCCAGATGTCCCCACCGACAAGAACCTAAAGCCAAACCCCAACTGGAATCAAGGGAAGACTGTTGTCAAAAGCGACAAGCTTGTCTACGTAGACCTTCTCCGAGAAGAATCAGATGCTAAAACTGACACAAACGTGTCCAAACCCAGCTTTGCAGCAGAGAGCGTTGGCCAGAGCACTGAGCCCCCCAAGCCTTCAGCTGAGCCGGCCCTGCAGCAGCACCGTGATTTCATCGCCCTGAGAGAGGAGTTGGGGCGCATCAGTGACTTCCACGAAACTTATACTTTCAAACAGCCAGTCTTCAGCGTAAGCAAGGACAGTGTTCTGGCAGGTACCAACAAAGAAAACCTAGGGTTGCCAGTCTCGACTCCATTCCTGGAGCCAACTCTGGGGAGCGATGGCCCTGCTGTAACTTTTGGTAAAACCCAGGAGGATCCCAAACCATTTTGTGTGGGCAGTGCCCCACCAAGTGTGGACGTGACCCCCACCTATACCAAAGATGGAGCCGATGAGGCTGAATCAAATGATGGCAAAGTTCTGAAACCGAAGCCATCTAAGCTGGCAAAGAGAATCGCCAACTCAGCGGGTTACGTGGGTGACCGATTCAAATGTGTCACTACCGAACTGTATGCAGATTCCAGTCAGCTCAGCCGGGAGCAACGGGCATTGCAG CGTGCAATGATGCGCTTCTCAGAGTtggagatgaaagaaagagaaggtggCCACCCAGCAACCAAAGACTCCGAGATGTGCAAATTCAGCCCAGCCGACTGGGAAAGGTTGAAAGGAAATCAGGACAAAAAGCCAAAGTCGGTCGCCCTGGAGGAGGCCATTGCCGACCAGAACGAAAGTGAGAGAT gcGAGTATAGTGTTGGAAACAAGCACCACGATCCCTTTGAAGCCCCAGAGGACAAAGATCTTTCTGTGGAGAAGTACTTTGTGGAGAGGCAGCCCGTGAGCGAGCCTCCCACAGACCAGGTGGCCTCGGACATGCCGCACAGCCCCACCCTCCGGGTGGACAGGAAACGCAAAGTCTCAGGTGACAGCAGCCACACTGAGACCACTGCGGAGGAGGTGCCAGAGGACCCTCTGCTGAAAGCCAAACGCCGACGAGTCTCTAAAG ATGACTGGCCTGAGAGGGAAATGACAAACAGTTCCTCTAACCACTTAGAAGACCCACATTATAGTGAGCTGACCAACCTGAAGGTGTGCATTGAATTAACAGGGCTCCATCCTAAAAAACAACGCCACTTGCTGCACCTTAGAGAACGGTGGGAGCAGCAGGTGTCAGCAGCAGACGCCAAACCTGGCCGGCAAAGCAGGAAGGAAGTGACCCAGGCCACTCAGCCTGAGGCCATTCCTCAGGGGACTAACATCATTGAAGAGAAACCTGGCAGGAAAAGGGCAGAGGCCAAAGGCAACAGAAGCTGGTCAGAAGAGGCTCTCAAACCCAGTGACAATGAACAAG GCTTGCCTATGTTCTCCGGCTCTCCGCCCATGAAGAGTCTTTCATCCACCAGTGCAGGCGGCAAAAAGCAGGCTCAGCCAAGCTGCGCACCAGCCTCCAGGCCGCCTGCCAAACagcagaaaattaaagaaaaccagaAGACAGATGTGCTGTGTGCAGACGAAGAAGAGGATTGCCAGGCTGCCTCCCTGCTGCAGAAATACACCGACAACAGCGAGAAGCCATCCGGGAAGAGACTGTGCAAAACCAAACACTTGATCCCTCAGGAGCCCAGGCGGGGATTGCCACTGACAGGGGAATACTACGTGGAGAATGCCGATGGCAAG GTGACTGTCCGGAGATTCAGAAAGCGGCCGGAGCCCAGTTCAGACTGTGATCTGTCACCAGCCAAGCAGGAGCCGAAGCCTTTCGACCGCTTGCAGCAACTGCTACCGGCCTCCCAGTCTACACAGCTGCCATGCTCAAGTTCCCCTCAGGAGACCACCCAGTCTCGCCCGATGCCGCCGGAAGCACGGAGACTTATTGTCAATAAGAACGCTGGCGAGACCCTTCTGCAGCGGGCAGCCAGGCTTGGCTATGAG gaAGTGGTCCTGTACTGCTTGGAGAACAAGATTTGTGACGTAAATCATCGGGACAATGCAGGTTACTGCGCCCTGCATGAAGCTTGTGCCAGGGGCTGGCTCAACATTGTGCGACACCTCCTTGAATATGGCGCTGATGTCAACTGCAGTGCCCAGGATGGAACCAG GCCTCTGCATGATGCTGTTGAGAATGATCACTTGGAAATTGTCCGACTACTTCTCTCTTACGGTGCTGACCCCACCTTGGCTACGTACTCAGGTAGAACCATCATGAAAATGACCCACAGTGAACTTATGGAAAAGTTCTTAACAG attATTTAAATGACCTACAGGGTCGCAGTGATGATGACACCAGTGGCACTTGGGACTTCTATGGCAGCTCTGTTTGTG AACCAGACGATGAAAGTGGCTATGATGTTTTAGCCAACCCCCCAGGACCAGAAGACCAGGATGATGATGACGATGCCTATAGCGATGtgtttgaatttgaattttcagAGACCCCCCTCTTACCATGTTATAACATCCAAGTATCTGTGGCTCAGGG GCCGCGAAACTGGCTACTGCTTTCGGATGTCCTTAAGAAATTGAAAATGTCCTCCCGCATATTTCGCTGCAATTTTCCAAACGTGGAAATTGTCACCATTGCGGAGGCAGAATTTTATCGGCAGGTTTCTGCAAGTCTCTTGTTCTCTTGCTCCAAAGACCTGGAAGCCTTCAACCCTGAAAGTAAGGAGCTGTTAGATCTGGTGGAATTCACGAACGAAATTCAGACTCTGCTGGGCTCCTCTGTAGAGTGGCTCCACCCCAGTGATATGGTCTCAGACAACTACTG